In Cyanobacterium stanieri LEGE 03274, the DNA window ATTTCATCCCAATAAATATCGCTAGTAGCAAGATTTTGTAAAGGTAAATTATTCAAGGCAAAAGCAAGTTTAAATAATCTTTCTCTCGATAAACATCGTTTTCCTTGATGAATATTTTTATAACCTTTAATTCCAGCCCTTTTAGCTAAACTTGACCAACTTTCATCCCCTTTATGAAATTCGATTTCTTTCCATATTTCCAAAGGGATTAAATCGCAATTAGTTCTATAAATTTTCTTATTTACTAATGCTTTTTTTGCTCGATTTATAGCCCCTTCTTTGCCAAAAATACCTATATCATCAATAAAAGTCTTAATAGAATTGACATCGGTAATATTCAATTGCCATAGTTTATTTGTACCATCTTTATACTTAACAGAACGTTGTTTTAAATGAGCTATAACACCAAACCTTAATAACAAATGCTGTACTTGACGAGCTAATTTTTCGCTCACCGTAGCATATCCCAATTGTACCTGATTACTTTTTAAAACCGTTAACCAACCATCCGTAGAGAAAAGACGATTTAAAAATAAACTTACTAAATATTTAGATAACTTAAAGATAGAATCAGGAATAAATTTATCATGGGCATTTTTCCCCCATAATTCTATACTTTCTAACCATAAAGTAACTATATTTTTTTGATTTTTATTAATTAAATTTATCTCGGAATCTAATAATTGATGTTGCTCTATATTCAAGATAGAACATAACTTATTTAATTGCTCCTTATTCGGTGCATAAATCCCTTTTTTCCAACTAGAAATTACTGAAGGACGTACTCCTATTAAATCAGCTATTTTTGCAGAAGTTAATTGGCAATTATTAATAATTATTGTTAAATTTTGAGCAAATAATAACCTTTTTTCTTTGATAAAATCCAAATTTTTGCTAACAATAAAGCTAGTAATCCGAGTATCTTGTGATGTTTCCCGTTTAACCTTTATCCCTTCAAAATAACTAATAGATTCAATAAAATCCTGTTGTAAAAGAGGATTAGAATTAGTAAATTGAGGACAACTACGAGTTAAACAACCATCACCGATAAAATATGCCAACAGTTTTACCTGATACTCTGGCATGGTTTCCTCACCAAAAATGGGCAACTTACGAGGCGCGGCAATTTTATCCCCTTCCTGTAGCTGTGATAATTTTTGCCATCCCTGAATAGTTAGATAAGGATGAGTTAAAGTCGTTTCAATACAACGCCCTAATTTGGTTTTTACCCTAAAAACTGGCTTAATGCCATCATCCACAAAATTAGACGGTTGAGTTAGTCCAAATCGCCAATTATCGGTGAGGGTTAAAACCTTTCCTTGACGACGATGATATATTTCCTCAATGGTGGCAATGCTACCATCATCAAGCACAATTTCTGCATCACTACTTAAACATTTTCCCATGGACGGGCGCGCGGCAATAATAATTAAATCCGAGCGCTGAAATCCCCCTGTCATGCCATCTAAATCATAAAACTCTGAACTAATACCGGGTAAAGCGGTTTTTTCTTGGAAGGCTTGAATTTCGGTAAAAGTATCTAATAATGTACTAGAAATGGGTACTAAACCTTCTTGGATTCTTGCTTGGGTAAGGCTAAATATTTTTTGTTCAGATTCATCTAAAACATTATCTAAATCTTTGGTGGTATCAAAGCCTAATTCACCGATTTCTTTGGCGGTGGAAATTAATAAACGTCTGATATATTTTTCAGTAATTAAAGGTACATATCTTTCAATATTAGCCGCCGAAACAGTACGATCTAATAGACTAATTATCTTCGTATTTCCACCTACTTTTTCTAGTAAATTTTGGTCATTTAACCAAGTAGAAATAGTCATTAAATCGATAGGTTGACCTTGAAAATAAAGATGTCTGGCGGCTTCATAAATTTGACGATGGGCTTGAACATAAAAAGCCTCTGGTTGTAGTATATCAACTACTTTACCCATGGCATTGGGATCAAATAATATACCTCCTAATATAATTTCTTCTGCTTCTATATTTTGGGGTGGTAATGATGATCCTGCTAAATCTGGGGTAAAATCGTCCATTATATCTATAATACTGAAAAAGTTTAATTAGGGTTGGATAATAAAATTGGCAATGGGCAATAGGCAATGGTAATAATAGTTTTAATATTAAACATTTAGTGTAATTCAACAATATTTCATCCCCAAGATAAGGAATGCCCCATTAACTATTCCTGCTATAAATTACACAAATCGGGTTAAGGCGATGCGATAACGCTCTTTTTTAGTAATACTAATATCGCCGATTTCCAATCTCCCTTTACCTCGAAAAGAGACTAAATCACCTGTTTTGAGATTGTAACTAGATTGGGTAACTTCTTTCCAATTTACCCTTACATCACCATTGTTAATGGCATCGACCATTTTTGAGCGGGATAAACCGAACCCGTAAGATGCGATCGCATCTAGGCGTAAAGAAGCCTCTACGGTAGTCATTTCCTTCTTTTTGGGTTCTCTTACCTTCAAATCTGAAAGCTCAATTCTCTTGGTTTTCACAGGCACAGAGCGCACTTGCACCAAAGAAGACTCAAAAAAATCCACCATTTCAGGAGTTACCACCACTTGGGCGCCCCTTTCTCCCAAAACGATAATATCACCTACCTTTTCCCTAACTACCCCAGCACCCAAAATCGCCCCCAAAAAGTCTCGATGGGTAGCCGTATCAAACAAAAAGTTACCAGCAATATCCAAAGCCACCACAGGCATCTGGGAAACATCACAGGGAATCTCCTCCCGATGAATACCCACCCTTTTCCTTTCCGCTTGAGGAAAACCACCCCAAGGGATAATTTGCACCTCAGTTAACTGGGCAAAAATTTCGTTCACTTCCGCTAATACAGGGGGCGATAAAAAATCAGTAACCACCAATTCCCATGTTTTTATTGCTTGTTCAGCTTTATCCAAAACTTTAGCAATTTCGGCTCGATTTTCAACTCTATTTAAAATATCTTCTCTCGGTAACATCTAATAATGGATAATTGATAATTGATAATAATTGAACTTAGGAAAAGATTTTAAATTTATAACACTAAAAATAATTGCTTTTTATTCTTATATATTTCTGACAATCCCAAAAAATAATTTAACAAGATAATGTTTATATAACAAATGTAAAATAAGTTAGACAAATTGACCATGAAATTAAGTGTCAATTGTCCATTGTTAATTGTCAATTCTCCACATAACCTTGTAAATTTTCAGGCTTCAAGGATTGTAAAATAAGAGTGGCTTTATTTTTAATAAAATCATCCCCTTGCACCACAATCAGATACTTTCCAGCATTTAAGCGATTGCGATAGGGTAAATCATCACTAGCCCCCTGTAATAAAGTACCACTACCACCGACAAAAAAACTACCCATCGCACCACCGATCGCCCCTAAAAAACCACCTATAATATGGTTAAAAGGCTCACCAGCCCATGCAAAAGTATCTAAACCAGTAATAGCATCAAAAGTATAACCCCCAAAGAAACCAAAAGGAATCAACCAATATGCCATCCTAATAGCATTTTCGCGCCCTTGTTTATTAGGATCAAGAAATCCAAACTCATCGGCGGTTTTATAACCCTTACCCAAAATAGATACCTGCTTGAGGGGAATATCAGCCTTTTCCAAAGCCGTGTAAGCCTCCTCCGCTTTAATTCTATCGGATAATACTGCGATTAAATAATTCATTTGTATATATTAAAAATTATCTGAATTTTTTTCTTTCCTTTAAATCTTTACCCCTCTGTCTTCGACATCTCCAATAATAGGCATTTTAAAGGCTAAAGCCTTTACTACAAGCCAACGAAAAATTATTTATGGAGAAGTCTAAGAAAGATTTACTTGATAGTAAAAAACGAATATTGTGATGCTTCAGTAACTGTCAATTGTCAATTGTTAATTAACTTGCCACCATCCAAAAGCAGGGCCAATAAAACGAATAATAGCCCAAGTGACACCAAGGGAAATGATGCCCACCCATGCGCCTCTAGTGGTTAACTTATAAGCATCAGAAGCCTGAGTTTTGGTAAGAGGAAACCAAGAAACAACCCTTTCTTCCTTGCCATAGTCTTCCCCTAAATTCTTTTGTCTGCGTTTAGCTTCTCCCATAATTAAACCCTCCGAAAATAAAATCTGATTAAAATAAACCTAACACTTACCCAGCGCCCCTTAAAACACATTCTCAAAAACTTGTAACAAAAACGAGAGTTTAAAATGTTTAGATTATCAATTTATAACCATAAACCATTGAAAACTATTGCCTATTGCCTACTTAACCCAATACCCAATTAACAAGGGTGCGCACAGCAAAACCCGTACCCCCTTCATTGTTGATAGAATTAGCCTTTTCTGCCCAAACCGGCCCTGCCACATCCAGATGCACCCAGGGGGTATTTTCCACAAACTGTTCTAGGAAAAGGGCTGCGGTGATTGAGCCTCCAGCGCGACTACCCGTGTTTTTCATATCGGCGATCGCACTTTTCATAATATCAAAATAATCGGTTTCCATGGGCATTTGCCAGAATTTTTCCCCAGCGCCCTCAGAAGCAACGCTCAAATCTTGGGCAAGTTTATCATCCCTAGTCCATAAACCCGCAATGTCGTTACCCAAAGCCACGATACAAGCGCCCGTGAGGGTAGCTAAATCCACCATGGCATCAACTCCCAACTTATCCGCATATACAAGGGCATCAGCGAGGGTTAAACGCCCTTCTGCATCGGTGTTATTTACCTCGATGGTTTTACCATTGGAAGCGGTGAGAATGTCACCAGGGTGCATTGCCTTACCACTAATCATGTTTTCGGTGATGGCGCTGATAAAATGCACCTCCACATCGGGTTTTAGTTGGGCGATGGCTTTTGCAGCCCCAAAGGTAGCCGCTGCGCCTCCCATATCCATTTTCATGGTTTCGATACCACTACCCGACACCTTGAGATTTAAACCACCAGAATCGAAGGTTAAACCCTTACCGATGATAGCTACTTTACGTTTTGCTGTGCCTTGGGGTTTGTAGGTGAGATGGACAAATTTGGGGGGAATATCGGAGGCTTGGGCAACTCCTAAAAATGCTCCCATGCCTAATTTTTCGCATTCTTCTTTCTCAAGGATAGTTAATTCTAGGCTGTAATCCTTGGCTAAATCTTGGGCGATTTGGGCGAGGGTAATGGGGTTGATGTCGTTGGGGGGAGAGTTTACCAATTCCCTAGCTAAAATTACCCCATCGCTGATTTGTTTGCCTTTAGTGATGGCGTTGTCGGAAGCCTGTAAACCTAATATATCCACATTGGTTAGTTTTACTTCGTTTTTGGCATCGGATTTGAAACGGTTATCTTTGTGGAGGGCTAAAATTACTCCTTCGGTAATCATTTGGGCGATGGTATCTGCTTCATATTCATTGATATTTAAAGCAATACCTAGGGTTTTACCATTTTCTTTGGCTGTGCTACGGGCGATCGCCCCTGCGGCTAATCTGATACCATTAGAAGTAATATCTTCCTGTTTGCCTAAACCCACCAACATCACTTTACGAATAGGAGATTTAGCACCAACCCTTGCAGTGAGGGTAGAGTTAGCCTTACCCTTAAAATCATTCTCCTCGATTAACTCCGTAATTACCCCATCTAACTTGTCATTTAAACTAGCTATATCCCCTGTTAACTCAGTATCATCCTCAAAAAAACCAAGGGCAAGAATATCTCCATTCCAATCTAAAAACGAACTAGAATTAACTTTAAAATCCATTGTTTAAGTTATATATAAATTAATCAAAAAATAACATCTTCCATTGTATTATCCCCTTTCTCACCTTTCAACGCCAGAAATAAAATCTAGTAATTTTTCTGCCTCCAAGGGGCGACTAAATAAATAACCTTGCCCAGCGGCACAATTTTCCGATTTTAAAAAATCCAATTGATTAGGGGTTTCAATCCCTTCAGCAATTATCGATAAATTGAGATTATGAGCCATGGAAATCATAGTTTTTATTAAAGCCTTATTTTTATCACTTTCTTCTATATCCAAAACAAAACTACGGTCAATTTTTATTAGTGTAAAAGGATATTTTCTTAGATAACTCAAAGAAGAATAGCCCGTACCAAAATCATCTAAATAAAGTTCAAATCCAAGGGAATTAAGCTGAAATAATAATTGTTTAACAATGGGAATATCTTCTACCAATACTTGCTCAGTTATTTCTAATTTTAAATTTTTAGGGTTAATTTGATACTTTTTAGTTGTCTCTAAAATACTTTCTACCAAATGACTATCTCTAAATTGTCGAGGAGATAAATTCATGGAAATATAAATATCAATACCTTCTTTTTGCCAAATAAATAACTGTTGACAAATCTTTTCTAATAACCATTTTCCCAAATCAATTATCAAGCCAGTTTCTTCTGCTATGTTAATAAATTCTACGGGGGAAACATCTCCCAAAATATCATTATGCCAACGGGTTAAAGACTCAAACCCAATAATTTTTTTTGTTTTTAATTCAAAAATAGGTTGATAAACTAAGAATAATTCATCATTTCTTAATGCTTGACGTAAATAGGTTTCCTGTAGCATTTTCTTTTGGGCAACCTGATTCATTTTATCGTCAAAAAACTTGAAATTATTTTTCCCTTTCTTTTTAGCTTCATACATAGCTAAATCAG includes these proteins:
- the dnaB gene encoding replicative DNA helicase — translated: MDDFTPDLAGSSLPPQNIEAEEIILGGILFDPNAMGKVVDILQPEAFYVQAHRQIYEAARHLYFQGQPIDLMTISTWLNDQNLLEKVGGNTKIISLLDRTVSAANIERYVPLITEKYIRRLLISTAKEIGELGFDTTKDLDNVLDESEQKIFSLTQARIQEGLVPISSTLLDTFTEIQAFQEKTALPGISSEFYDLDGMTGGFQRSDLIIIAARPSMGKCLSSDAEIVLDDGSIATIEEIYHRRQGKVLTLTDNWRFGLTQPSNFVDDGIKPVFRVKTKLGRCIETTLTHPYLTIQGWQKLSQLQEGDKIAAPRKLPIFGEETMPEYQVKLLAYFIGDGCLTRSCPQFTNSNPLLQQDFIESISYFEGIKVKRETSQDTRITSFIVSKNLDFIKEKRLLFAQNLTIIINNCQLTSAKIADLIGVRPSVISSWKKGIYAPNKEQLNKLCSILNIEQHQLLDSEINLINKNQKNIVTLWLESIELWGKNAHDKFIPDSIFKLSKYLVSLFLNRLFSTDGWLTVLKSNQVQLGYATVSEKLARQVQHLLLRFGVIAHLKQRSVKYKDGTNKLWQLNITDVNSIKTFIDDIGIFGKEGAINRAKKALVNKKIYRTNCDLIPLEIWKEIEFHKGDESWSSLAKRAGIKGYKNIHQGKRCLSRERLFKLAFALNNLPLQNLATSDIYWDEIVSITYMGEKQVYDLTIPETHNFVANDICVHNTSFALNIASNVAKHSNLAVAIFSLEMSREQLAMRLLSGEARVESNRLKSGRITEQEMEPLMSAMGTLAELPIYIDDTANLTVMQMRSQVRRLQAEKKGQLGLVLLDYLQLMQGGGDNRVQELSKMTRALKGLAREINAPVIALSQLSRAVEQRTNKRPMLSDLRESGSIEQDADLVLMLYRDEYYHPDSVDQGVAEVIVAKHRNGPTGLVKLLFRPELTQFLNMKRG
- a CDS encoding DUF2839 domain-containing protein, with protein sequence MGEAKRRQKNLGEDYGKEERVVSWFPLTKTQASDAYKLTTRGAWVGIISLGVTWAIIRFIGPAFGWWQVN
- a CDS encoding leucyl aminopeptidase, translated to MDFKVNSSSFLDWNGDILALGFFEDDTELTGDIASLNDKLDGVITELIEENDFKGKANSTLTARVGAKSPIRKVMLVGLGKQEDITSNGIRLAAGAIARSTAKENGKTLGIALNINEYEADTIAQMITEGVILALHKDNRFKSDAKNEVKLTNVDILGLQASDNAITKGKQISDGVILARELVNSPPNDINPITLAQIAQDLAKDYSLELTILEKEECEKLGMGAFLGVAQASDIPPKFVHLTYKPQGTAKRKVAIIGKGLTFDSGGLNLKVSGSGIETMKMDMGGAAATFGAAKAIAQLKPDVEVHFISAITENMISGKAMHPGDILTASNGKTIEVNNTDAEGRLTLADALVYADKLGVDAMVDLATLTGACIVALGNDIAGLWTRDDKLAQDLSVASEGAGEKFWQMPMETDYFDIMKSAIADMKNTGSRAGGSITAALFLEQFVENTPWVHLDVAGPVWAEKANSINNEGGTGFAVRTLVNWVLG
- a CDS encoding photosystem II S4 domain protein translates to MLPREDILNRVENRAEIAKVLDKAEQAIKTWELVVTDFLSPPVLAEVNEIFAQLTEVQIIPWGGFPQAERKRVGIHREEIPCDVSQMPVVALDIAGNFLFDTATHRDFLGAILGAGVVREKVGDIIVLGERGAQVVVTPEMVDFFESSLVQVRSVPVKTKRIELSDLKVREPKKKEMTTVEASLRLDAIASYGFGLSRSKMVDAINNGDVRVNWKEVTQSSYNLKTGDLVSFRGKGRLEIGDISITKKERYRIALTRFV